The following proteins come from a genomic window of Posidoniimonas polymericola:
- a CDS encoding pectate lyase family protein, whose protein sequence is MPSHCSTRVAATAALCLSLCGGVLAQYPKITSEVAAESARRTEAMRLRSDEAWERALPAIEAAAEQGKPYIPDAARPEDLPQAEIPAFPGAEGGGMYSFGGRGGRVIVVTNLNDDGPGSFRAALEAGGPRTVVFNVAGVIKLKSRLVVRAPYLTIHGGSAPGDGVCIAGDTVELETHDVVIRHMRFRRGATWVGDRNDALGGNPIGNIMLDHVSASWGLDENLSMYRHMYRPEDGGPDVKMPTVNITIQNSIFSEGLDTYNHAFGSTLGGYNSTFHHNLWACNTGRNPSVGMIYDFNFINNVLYNWRHRTVDGGDHRSFYTLINNYYKPGPVTPMDQPIAHRILKPEARRSPYYLLDYGKAYVDGNVVEGNERVTADNWDGGVQVDIGQPREPLKKGVRVPTNQQLLDEIRSDRPYPHSYVDIQTAEEAYELVLAGAGATLPRRDPVDERIIGMVRSGTVTYEEGKGILTDISQVGGYPEYNGEPYADADADGMPDEWEQEHGLNPHDAADAIADANSDGYTNIEAFLNGEDPAAPRDQPIQSPRTYVDLFWQSF, encoded by the coding sequence ATGCCTAGCCACTGTTCGACCCGCGTCGCGGCCACCGCCGCGTTGTGCCTGTCCCTGTGCGGCGGCGTCCTCGCCCAGTACCCCAAGATCACCTCGGAGGTCGCGGCCGAGAGCGCGCGGCGGACCGAGGCGATGCGTCTCCGCTCGGACGAGGCCTGGGAGCGGGCGCTGCCGGCGATCGAGGCCGCCGCCGAGCAGGGCAAGCCCTACATCCCCGACGCCGCGCGGCCGGAAGACCTGCCGCAGGCCGAGATCCCGGCGTTCCCGGGCGCCGAGGGGGGCGGCATGTACAGCTTCGGCGGCCGCGGCGGGCGGGTGATCGTGGTAACTAACCTTAACGACGACGGCCCCGGCAGCTTCCGCGCCGCCCTCGAGGCGGGCGGACCCCGCACCGTGGTGTTCAACGTGGCGGGCGTCATCAAGTTGAAGAGCCGCCTGGTGGTCCGGGCGCCGTACCTGACGATCCACGGCGGCTCCGCGCCGGGCGACGGCGTCTGCATCGCCGGCGACACGGTCGAACTCGAGACCCACGACGTCGTGATCCGGCACATGCGGTTCCGCCGCGGCGCCACCTGGGTCGGCGACCGCAACGACGCGCTCGGCGGCAACCCGATCGGCAACATCATGCTGGACCACGTCTCGGCCAGCTGGGGGCTCGACGAGAACCTGTCGATGTACCGCCACATGTACCGCCCCGAGGACGGCGGCCCCGACGTCAAGATGCCGACCGTCAACATCACGATCCAGAACTCGATCTTCAGCGAGGGCCTGGACACCTACAACCACGCGTTCGGCAGCACGCTGGGCGGTTACAACAGCACGTTCCACCACAACCTGTGGGCGTGCAACACCGGCCGCAACCCGAGCGTCGGGATGATCTACGACTTCAACTTCATCAACAACGTGCTGTACAACTGGCGGCACCGCACGGTGGACGGCGGCGACCATCGCAGCTTCTACACGCTGATCAACAACTACTACAAGCCGGGCCCGGTCACGCCGATGGATCAGCCCATCGCCCACCGCATCCTCAAGCCCGAGGCCCGCCGCAGCCCCTACTACCTGCTGGACTACGGCAAGGCCTACGTCGACGGCAACGTGGTTGAGGGGAACGAACGGGTCACGGCCGACAACTGGGACGGCGGCGTGCAGGTCGACATCGGCCAGCCCCGCGAGCCGCTCAAGAAGGGCGTCCGCGTTCCGACCAACCAGCAGCTGCTCGACGAGATCCGCTCCGACCGCCCGTACCCGCACTCGTACGTTGACATCCAAACGGCCGAGGAGGCCTACGAGCTGGTGCTGGCGGGCGCCGGCGCCACGCTGCCCCGCCGCGACCCGGTCGACGAGCGGATCATCGGTATGGTCCGCTCCGGCACGGTGACCTATGAGGAGGGCAAGGGCATCCTGACCGACATCTCGCAGGTCGGCGGCTACCCCGAGTACAACGGTGAACCCTACGCCGACGCCGACGCCGACGGCATGCCCGACGAGTGGGAGCAGGAGCACGGCCTCAACCCGCACGACGCCGCTGACGCCATCGCCGACGCCAACTCCGACGGCTACACCAACATCGAGGCCTTCCTCAACGGCGAGGACCCCGCCGCGCCGCGTGACCAGCCTATCCAATCCCCGCGGACGTATGTTGACCTGTTCTGGCAGTCGTTCTAG
- a CDS encoding DUF3826 domain-containing protein: MNAPFTRVLLLAAGALLTAAVGVDAAQDLSPDEAAYRQVVRGRAEKIVTQLQLSDPAQAERVTTLIADYYRGLRDLHDARDAQLEELAGGDEQPRTLAKHESQLALQKQRRTFLAGLSADLSAEQVDRVKDGLTYGVVGVTMGAYRELLPGLTDEEQRYIYANLVEARDYAMEGGSSHEKHGWFGKYKGRINNYLSARGYDLKQAERELAEHEQQAANQSKPQE; the protein is encoded by the coding sequence ATGAACGCACCCTTCACCCGTGTGCTCCTGCTAGCCGCCGGCGCGTTGCTGACCGCGGCTGTCGGCGTCGACGCCGCGCAGGACCTGTCGCCGGACGAGGCCGCCTACCGCCAGGTCGTCCGCGGCCGTGCCGAGAAGATCGTCACGCAGCTCCAGCTGAGCGACCCGGCCCAGGCCGAGCGGGTCACGACGCTCATCGCCGACTACTACCGCGGTCTCCGCGACCTGCACGACGCGCGCGACGCTCAACTCGAGGAGCTGGCCGGCGGCGACGAGCAGCCGCGGACCCTCGCTAAGCACGAGTCGCAGCTCGCCCTGCAGAAGCAGCGGCGGACCTTCCTGGCCGGGCTGTCCGCCGACCTGTCGGCCGAGCAGGTCGACCGGGTCAAGGACGGCCTGACCTACGGCGTCGTGGGCGTGACGATGGGCGCCTACCGCGAGCTGCTGCCCGGGCTGACCGACGAGGAGCAGCGTTACATCTACGCCAACCTGGTCGAGGCCCGCGACTACGCGATGGAGGGCGGCTCTTCGCACGAGAAGCACGGCTGGTTCGGCAAGTACAAGGGGCGGATCAACAACTACCTTTCTGCACGCGGCTACGACCTGAAGCAGGCCGAGCGGGAGCTCGCCGAGCACGAGCAGCAGGCCGCCAACCAATCCAAACCGCAAGAGTAG
- a CDS encoding glycoside hydrolase family 127 protein, which translates to MLASLSSALGLTLLFSACVGAAEPVLPIADTTTSPHAVLRPIGVEQAQWTDGFWAERYRVCRERSIPTMGDIMESGRYKPFLGHFLIAAGQAEGDYHGAAWNDGDFYKWIEAACAMLAVEPNGELRAAVDRSVRAIVAAQRDDGYLHTPVLIRAKNGDPTAQPLSDRHDFEVYNMGHLMTTGCVHYRVTGSTELLDAAKRAAGFLERAFANPTPEIARNSVCPSHYMGAVELYRTTGDQRYLRLAEHFLAMRDLITDGGDDNQDRVPFLEQREAVGHAVRANYLYAGVADLLLETGDPRLRGPLDAVWRNVTEKKLYVTGACGALYDGASPDGSAAQGEITRTHQAYGRNYQLPNTTAHNETCAALGAVFWNWRMLLATGEAKHADWIELAMHNAVLSGVGLAGDDYLYVNPLRRLDPEPADLRWRRSREPFIVSFCCPPNVVRTLAELSGYAYSKSDDALWVHLYGANKLSTELAGGRLRVTQQTDYPWDGAVTLTIDECPNAEFALALRIPGWCDGATLQVNDEETDATADANGYASIRRRWKPGDTVKLDLPMPVVLLESNPRVEETRNQLAVKRGPVVYCLEAADLPAGVRVDQLALPADAELTPRFEPDLLGGVTTITTDLLQRDQQAWSSLYRPASADPGERVKAKLVPYYAWGNRGPGEMSVWLPRD; encoded by the coding sequence ATGCTGGCAAGCCTTTCCAGCGCGCTCGGACTTACTCTTCTATTCAGCGCCTGTGTTGGCGCCGCCGAACCGGTCCTCCCCATCGCCGACACCACCACCAGCCCCCACGCGGTGCTGCGGCCGATCGGCGTCGAGCAGGCCCAGTGGACCGACGGCTTCTGGGCCGAGCGGTACCGGGTGTGCCGCGAGCGGTCGATCCCGACCATGGGGGACATCATGGAGAGCGGACGCTACAAGCCGTTCCTCGGCCACTTCCTGATTGCCGCCGGCCAGGCCGAGGGGGACTACCACGGCGCCGCCTGGAACGACGGCGACTTCTACAAGTGGATCGAGGCCGCCTGCGCGATGCTCGCGGTCGAGCCTAATGGAGAGCTCCGCGCGGCGGTCGACCGGTCGGTCCGCGCGATCGTCGCCGCCCAGCGCGACGATGGCTACCTCCACACGCCGGTGCTGATCCGCGCCAAGAACGGCGACCCCACCGCCCAGCCGCTCTCCGACCGGCACGACTTCGAGGTCTACAACATGGGCCACCTGATGACCACAGGGTGCGTCCACTACCGGGTGACCGGCTCGACCGAGCTGCTCGACGCGGCCAAGCGGGCGGCCGGCTTCCTCGAGCGGGCGTTCGCCAACCCCACGCCCGAGATCGCCCGCAACTCGGTCTGCCCGTCGCACTACATGGGCGCGGTCGAGCTGTACCGCACCACCGGCGACCAGCGTTACCTCCGCCTGGCGGAGCACTTCCTGGCGATGCGCGACCTGATCACCGACGGCGGCGACGACAACCAGGACCGCGTGCCCTTCCTCGAGCAGCGCGAGGCGGTCGGCCACGCCGTGCGGGCGAACTACCTGTACGCCGGCGTCGCCGACCTGCTGCTGGAGACCGGCGACCCCCGGCTCCGCGGGCCGCTCGACGCCGTGTGGCGGAACGTCACCGAGAAGAAGCTATACGTCACCGGCGCGTGCGGCGCGCTGTACGACGGCGCCTCGCCCGACGGGTCGGCCGCGCAGGGCGAGATCACCCGCACCCACCAGGCGTACGGGCGCAACTACCAGCTCCCCAACACCACCGCCCACAACGAGACCTGCGCCGCCCTCGGCGCCGTCTTCTGGAACTGGCGGATGCTGCTCGCCACCGGCGAAGCGAAGCACGCCGACTGGATCGAGCTGGCGATGCACAACGCGGTCCTGTCGGGCGTCGGCCTCGCGGGCGACGACTACCTGTACGTGAACCCCCTGCGGCGTCTCGACCCCGAGCCGGCCGACCTGCGGTGGCGCCGCTCGCGCGAGCCGTTCATCGTGTCGTTCTGCTGCCCGCCCAACGTGGTCCGCACGCTCGCCGAGCTGAGCGGCTACGCCTACAGCAAGTCGGACGACGCGCTGTGGGTCCACCTGTACGGCGCCAACAAGCTCTCAACCGAGCTGGCCGGCGGGCGGCTGCGGGTGACTCAGCAGACCGACTACCCGTGGGACGGTGCGGTCACGCTAACGATCGACGAGTGCCCCAACGCCGAGTTCGCCCTCGCGCTGCGAATCCCCGGCTGGTGCGACGGCGCGACGCTCCAAGTCAACGATGAGGAGACCGACGCCACCGCCGACGCGAATGGGTACGCATCGATCCGCCGTCGCTGGAAGCCGGGCGACACCGTGAAGCTCGACCTGCCGATGCCGGTCGTGCTGCTCGAGTCGAACCCCCGCGTCGAGGAGACGCGCAACCAACTGGCCGTCAAACGGGGCCCGGTGGTCTACTGCCTGGAGGCGGCCGACCTGCCGGCCGGCGTCCGCGTCGACCAGCTCGCCCTGCCGGCCGACGCCGAGCTGACCCCGCGATTCGAGCCCGACCTGCTCGGCGGCGTCACCACCATCACCACCGATTTATTGCAGCGCGACCAGCAGGCGTGGTCGTCGCTCTACCGCCCGGCTAGCGCCGACCCCGGCGAACGGGTCAAGGCAAAGCTGGTCCCGTACTACGCCTGGGGCAACCGCGGCCCGGGCGAGATGTCAGTCTGGCTGCCGCGGGACTGA
- a CDS encoding glycoside hydrolase family 95 protein yields MTLRIQSALALALLAIAATLTTSSAYAADPNADGGVIWLDHPAGQWTEGLPVGNGRLGAMVMGGVAEARWQFNEDSVWNGGPHSYAHAGAAKVLPKLRELLLAGKQAEAEKLAMSEFMSEPVRQRDYQPCGDLLIAFNHQGEPESYHRALDLDTARVTTSYRVGERTYTRTTLASYPDNAIVIRLSCDQAGGLSFQARLTAPHEQSQTKSSDDRTLLLTGRVGNSDEDQVRFAAHARITETDGQLGRDGDALSVSGASHATLLLTARSNHLGYRDLSGDPTARSEADLQPASEREYQQLVDRHTEDHQSLYRRVSLELAGEVSDKPTDQWVLASQGQADPKLAELLFDYGRYLMIASSRPGGQPANLQGLWNEDLQPAWGSKYTININTEMNYWLTDPCNLPECAEPLYDAIGELSESGAEVAREHYNAPGWVVHHNFDLWRGAAPINASNHGIWPTGGAWLCQHLWNRYAFSGDEEFLRHTAYPLLKGASTFFVDYLVEDPRNDQGLLISGPSNSPEQGGLVMGPTMDHQIIRALFEYTIAASEQLDVDADLRGELRSLSARIAPNQIGQHGQLQEWIEDVDNPSNRHRHVSHLWGVFPGDEITPDTPDLFDAARTSLEQRGDEGTGWSRAWKINLWARLRDGDRAEKVLRGLLTLTESPLTDYRGGGVYANLFDAHPPFQIDGNFGATSGICEMLVQSHRTTDDGRRLIELLPALPSAWPDGEVKGLCTRDGLVIDIKWKDGRFEECVVQSNLDGRFRFVFGAHYSDSDLAAGESTTIHPGAAMLR; encoded by the coding sequence ATGACTCTGCGAATCCAATCGGCGTTGGCCCTCGCGTTGCTTGCGATCGCGGCCACGCTGACAACGAGCAGTGCGTACGCCGCGGATCCCAACGCCGACGGCGGCGTCATCTGGCTCGACCACCCGGCCGGGCAGTGGACCGAGGGCCTGCCGGTCGGCAACGGCCGCCTGGGCGCGATGGTGATGGGCGGCGTCGCCGAGGCGCGGTGGCAGTTCAACGAGGACAGCGTCTGGAATGGCGGCCCCCACAGCTACGCCCACGCTGGCGCCGCGAAGGTCTTGCCGAAACTGCGGGAGCTGCTGCTCGCCGGCAAGCAGGCCGAGGCCGAGAAGCTAGCCATGAGCGAGTTCATGTCCGAACCGGTCCGCCAGCGAGACTACCAGCCGTGCGGCGACCTCCTCATCGCGTTCAACCACCAAGGCGAGCCCGAGAGCTACCACCGGGCCCTCGACCTCGACACGGCGCGCGTCACCACCAGCTACCGCGTGGGCGAACGCACCTACACCCGCACGACGCTCGCCAGCTACCCGGACAACGCGATCGTCATCCGCCTGAGCTGCGACCAGGCCGGCGGCCTGTCGTTCCAGGCGAGGCTCACAGCACCGCACGAACAGTCGCAGACCAAGTCGTCCGACGACCGCACGCTGCTGCTCACCGGCCGGGTCGGCAATAGCGACGAGGACCAGGTCCGCTTCGCCGCCCACGCCCGCATCACAGAGACCGACGGCCAGCTAGGCCGCGATGGCGACGCCCTGTCGGTCAGCGGCGCCTCGCACGCGACGCTGCTCCTGACCGCCCGCAGCAATCACCTCGGCTACCGGGACCTCTCGGGCGACCCGACCGCCCGCAGCGAGGCCGACCTCCAGCCGGCGTCCGAACGCGAGTACCAGCAGCTCGTCGACCGTCACACCGAAGACCACCAGTCGCTGTACCGGCGGGTGTCGCTCGAGCTCGCCGGCGAGGTGAGCGACAAGCCGACCGACCAGTGGGTGCTCGCCAGCCAGGGCCAAGCCGATCCGAAACTCGCCGAGCTGCTGTTCGACTACGGCCGCTACCTGATGATCGCCAGCAGCCGCCCCGGCGGGCAGCCCGCCAACCTGCAGGGCCTGTGGAACGAGGACCTCCAGCCGGCCTGGGGCAGCAAGTACACGATCAACATCAACACCGAGATGAACTACTGGCTGACCGACCCGTGCAACCTGCCGGAGTGCGCCGAGCCGTTGTACGACGCAATCGGCGAGCTGTCGGAGTCCGGCGCCGAGGTGGCCCGCGAGCACTACAACGCGCCGGGCTGGGTCGTCCACCACAACTTCGACCTGTGGCGCGGCGCGGCGCCAATCAACGCCTCGAACCACGGCATCTGGCCGACCGGCGGCGCGTGGCTCTGCCAGCACCTCTGGAACCGCTACGCCTTTAGCGGTGACGAGGAGTTCCTCCGCCACACCGCGTACCCGCTACTGAAGGGCGCCTCGACGTTCTTCGTCGACTACCTGGTCGAAGACCCCCGCAACGACCAGGGCCTGCTCATCAGCGGACCGAGCAACTCGCCCGAGCAGGGCGGACTGGTGATGGGCCCGACCATGGACCACCAGATCATCCGCGCGTTGTTCGAGTACACCATCGCCGCCAGCGAGCAACTCGACGTCGACGCCGACCTGCGTGGCGAGCTGCGGTCGCTCAGCGCCCGGATCGCCCCCAACCAGATCGGCCAGCACGGCCAGCTCCAGGAGTGGATCGAAGACGTCGACAACCCGTCGAACCGACACCGGCACGTGTCACACCTGTGGGGCGTGTTCCCGGGCGACGAGATCACCCCCGACACGCCCGATCTGTTCGACGCGGCCCGCACGTCGCTCGAACAACGGGGCGACGAGGGCACCGGCTGGTCCCGCGCGTGGAAGATCAACCTGTGGGCCCGGCTCCGCGACGGCGACCGGGCCGAGAAGGTGCTGCGTGGCCTGCTAACGCTGACCGAGTCGCCGCTGACCGACTACCGCGGCGGCGGCGTGTACGCCAACCTGTTCGACGCCCACCCCCCCTTCCAGATCGACGGCAACTTCGGCGCGACCTCGGGCATCTGCGAGATGCTCGTGCAGTCGCACCGCACCACCGACGACGGCCGCCGGCTGATCGAGCTGCTCCCCGCCCTCCCCTCCGCCTGGCCCGACGGCGAAGTGAAGGGACTCTGCACGCGCGACGGGCTGGTGATCGACATCAAGTGGAAGGACGGTCGGTTCGAGGAGTGTGTCGTGCAATCCAATCTTGATGGACGCTTCCGTTTTGTGTTCGGGGCACACTACTCCGACTCCGACCTCGCGGCCGGCGAGAGCACGACGATCCACCCCGGTGCGGCAATGCTGCGTTAG
- a CDS encoding MGH1-like glycoside hydrolase domain-containing protein, producing MLTCSGSRSSPSLLMAALLVAAALLLAVAAPTRGESILSGDQARELVEQFVERFNACDQEDVQNAVSNAEAADWILDNAPRFDCPSARLVETYYFRWWTYRKHIVATPEGRVLTEFLTPVSHAGPYNTVSCAVGHHIAEGRWLRDQALLDEYLGFWLTSGPNGGLATHYHKFSNWNAAALVERAKVTDDWRWLVGQLDALLADYQAWEAERQLPSGLFWQHDVRDGMEESISGGRRVKNVRPTINSYMVANARAIAAIAERAGRGDLAAAYADKADRLHKQMIDAMWDADAGFFKVRLESGGLSDAREAIGFIPWVFDLAGPEHTAAWAQLKDRQGFWAPAGLTTAERRHPAFRTHGTGTCEWDGAVWPFATSQTLTGMANLLRGPQQDVVGRADYFEQLLRYMESHKQHGAAYIGEYHDEVTGEWLITGPKAQRSRYYNHSTFNDLVINGLIGIVPREDGILVVDPLLPADAWDWFCLEDVAYHGHNVTVLWDRDGQRYGRGAGLTLIVDGEPVANSPRLERVSSELPSATQERDP from the coding sequence ATGTTGACCTGTTCTGGCAGTCGTTCTAGCCCCTCGTTGCTGATGGCGGCGTTGCTCGTCGCGGCGGCCCTGCTGCTGGCGGTTGCCGCCCCCACCCGCGGCGAGTCGATCCTCAGCGGCGACCAGGCGCGGGAGCTCGTTGAACAATTCGTCGAGCGTTTCAACGCGTGCGACCAGGAGGATGTCCAGAACGCGGTCTCCAACGCCGAGGCGGCCGACTGGATCCTCGACAACGCGCCCCGCTTCGACTGCCCCTCGGCGCGGCTGGTCGAGACCTACTACTTCCGCTGGTGGACCTACCGCAAGCACATTGTCGCCACGCCCGAGGGGCGGGTGCTGACCGAGTTCCTCACGCCGGTCAGCCACGCCGGGCCGTACAACACGGTGTCGTGCGCGGTGGGGCACCACATCGCCGAGGGCCGCTGGCTGCGTGACCAGGCCCTGCTCGACGAGTACCTTGGCTTCTGGTTGACGAGCGGCCCCAACGGCGGCCTCGCGACGCACTACCACAAGTTCAGCAACTGGAACGCCGCGGCGTTGGTTGAGCGGGCCAAGGTGACCGACGACTGGCGGTGGCTGGTCGGGCAGCTCGACGCCCTGCTCGCCGACTACCAGGCGTGGGAAGCCGAACGCCAACTCCCTAGCGGCCTCTTCTGGCAGCACGACGTCCGCGACGGCATGGAAGAGTCAATCAGCGGCGGCCGCCGGGTGAAGAACGTCCGGCCGACGATCAACAGCTACATGGTCGCCAACGCCCGGGCGATTGCCGCCATCGCCGAACGGGCCGGCCGCGGCGACCTGGCCGCGGCTTACGCCGACAAGGCTGACCGTCTGCACAAGCAGATGATCGACGCGATGTGGGACGCCGACGCGGGATTCTTCAAGGTGCGGCTCGAGTCGGGCGGGCTGTCCGACGCCCGCGAGGCGATTGGCTTCATCCCATGGGTGTTCGACCTAGCGGGCCCCGAGCACACCGCGGCTTGGGCGCAGCTCAAGGACCGTCAAGGCTTCTGGGCGCCGGCCGGGCTGACCACCGCCGAGCGCCGCCACCCGGCGTTCCGCACGCACGGCACGGGCACTTGCGAGTGGGACGGCGCCGTGTGGCCGTTCGCCACCAGCCAGACGCTGACCGGAATGGCCAACCTGCTGCGGGGGCCGCAGCAAGACGTTGTCGGCCGGGCCGACTACTTTGAGCAGCTGCTCCGCTACATGGAAAGCCACAAGCAGCACGGCGCCGCCTACATCGGCGAGTACCACGACGAGGTCACCGGCGAGTGGCTGATCACCGGCCCCAAGGCGCAGCGGAGCCGCTACTACAACCACTCGACCTTCAACGATCTGGTCATCAACGGCCTGATTGGCATTGTGCCCCGCGAGGATGGTATCCTGGTGGTCGACCCGCTCCTCCCGGCCGACGCTTGGGACTGGTTCTGCTTGGAAGACGTCGCGTACCACGGGCACAACGTGACTGTCTTGTGGGACCGCGACGGCCAACGCTACGGCCGCGGCGCCGGACTCACCCTGATCGTCGATGGGGAGCCGGTCGCCAACTCGCCTCGCCTCGAACGCGTATCGAGCGAGCTACCGTCCGCCACTCAGGAACGAGACCCATGA
- a CDS encoding DUF5060 domain-containing protein, with translation MTLLSGVAQTIAAANCDQWGRCELKLTGPATGNPFVDVKLTAEFTQADQRITAAGFYDGDGVYRVRFSPPTVGEWSYVTSSNAKQLDGQRGSITAAPPTGDNHGPVRVARQFHFAYADGTPFKPLGTTCYAWTSQPDELQERTLETLAAAPFNKVRMCVFPKRYTWNENEPPSYALEGTPPDQWEFDRFNPEFFRQLERRIDQLAGLGIQADLILLHPYDKGHWGFDRMPAEADDRYLRYVVSRLAAFRNVWWSLANEYDFMKEKEESDWDRMIRVVTDADPYGRLTSIHNGFQIYNHTNPRLTHASIQNGSAAEDPGRAVLYRDAYRKPILLDEIKYEGDIPKRWGNLSAEEMTHRCWNTIIAGCYPTHGECYLADDDILWWAKGGVLKGQSPARLAFLKQVLDNAPAAGIDPIDKWQHPRIAGQPGAYYLVYLGKQSPEEWYFVLPKHGLEDGMRFRVDVLDAWNMTVTPIDGEFVVKQQTPYLFADENERTVPLPSRPYQCVRIERVEKSE, from the coding sequence GTGACCCTCTTGTCAGGCGTTGCTCAAACGATCGCGGCGGCCAATTGCGACCAGTGGGGCCGCTGCGAGCTCAAGCTTACAGGCCCGGCCACGGGCAACCCGTTCGTCGACGTGAAGCTCACCGCCGAGTTCACCCAGGCCGATCAGCGGATCACGGCCGCCGGCTTCTACGACGGCGACGGCGTGTACCGCGTGCGGTTCTCGCCGCCGACCGTCGGCGAGTGGAGCTACGTCACCTCGAGCAACGCCAAGCAGCTCGACGGCCAGCGCGGTTCGATCACCGCCGCGCCGCCGACCGGCGACAACCACGGCCCGGTCCGCGTTGCGCGCCAGTTCCACTTCGCCTACGCCGACGGGACGCCGTTCAAGCCGCTCGGCACCACCTGCTACGCGTGGACCTCGCAGCCCGACGAGCTGCAGGAGCGGACGCTCGAAACCCTCGCCGCCGCGCCGTTCAACAAGGTGCGGATGTGCGTGTTCCCCAAGCGGTACACCTGGAACGAGAACGAGCCGCCGAGCTACGCCCTTGAAGGCACGCCGCCCGACCAGTGGGAATTCGATCGCTTTAATCCCGAGTTCTTCCGGCAACTCGAGCGGCGGATCGACCAGCTCGCCGGGCTCGGCATCCAGGCCGACTTGATCCTGCTGCACCCGTACGACAAGGGGCACTGGGGCTTCGACCGCATGCCCGCCGAGGCCGACGACCGCTACCTGCGGTACGTGGTGAGCCGGCTGGCCGCGTTCCGCAACGTCTGGTGGTCGCTGGCCAACGAGTACGACTTCATGAAAGAGAAAGAGGAGTCGGACTGGGACCGGATGATCCGGGTCGTGACCGACGCCGACCCGTACGGCCGGCTGACCAGCATCCACAACGGCTTTCAGATCTACAACCACACCAACCCGCGGCTGACGCACGCCAGCATCCAGAACGGCTCGGCCGCCGAGGACCCGGGCCGCGCCGTCCTGTACCGCGACGCCTACCGCAAGCCGATCCTGCTCGACGAGATCAAGTACGAGGGCGACATCCCCAAGCGGTGGGGCAACCTGTCGGCCGAGGAGATGACGCACCGCTGCTGGAACACGATCATCGCCGGCTGCTACCCGACGCACGGCGAGTGCTACCTGGCCGACGACGACATCCTGTGGTGGGCCAAGGGCGGCGTGCTCAAGGGCCAGAGCCCCGCGCGGCTCGCGTTCCTCAAGCAGGTGCTCGACAACGCCCCAGCTGCTGGCATCGACCCGATCGACAAGTGGCAGCACCCCCGCATCGCCGGCCAGCCGGGCGCGTACTACCTGGTCTACCTCGGCAAACAGTCGCCCGAAGAGTGGTACTTCGTCCTGCCGAAGCACGGCCTCGAGGACGGGATGCGATTCCGCGTCGACGTGCTCGACGCGTGGAACATGACCGTCACGCCGATCGACGGCGAGTTTGTCGTCAAGCAGCAGACGCCGTACTTGTTTGCAGATGAGAATGAACGCACAGTCCCGCTGCCGAGTCGGCCCTACCAGTGTGTGCGGATTGAGCGGGTGGAGAAGAGTGAATAA